Proteins encoded within one genomic window of Variovorax sp. OAS795:
- a CDS encoding histidine phosphatase family protein, translating to MDLIFWRHAEAEDWTEGCDDLQRSLTPRGEKQAKRMAGWLDRQLPDGTRIICSPARRCEQTALALGRKYKLRAELAPDTTPEAMLATAGWPNGKSVVLMIGHQPSVGQAISLLLGLKQDSCPVRKGALWWIRTRERDGDVQTVVVTVQSPELL from the coding sequence ATGGACTTGATCTTCTGGCGCCATGCCGAGGCCGAGGACTGGACGGAGGGCTGCGACGACCTGCAGCGCTCCCTCACCCCACGCGGCGAGAAGCAGGCCAAGCGCATGGCGGGCTGGCTCGACCGGCAACTGCCCGACGGCACCCGCATCATCTGCAGCCCCGCGCGGCGCTGCGAGCAGACCGCGCTCGCGCTCGGCCGCAAATACAAGCTGCGCGCCGAACTCGCGCCCGACACCACGCCCGAGGCGATGCTGGCCACGGCGGGATGGCCGAACGGCAAGTCGGTCGTCCTGATGATCGGCCACCAGCCTTCCGTGGGGCAGGCCATCTCGCTGCTGCTCGGGCTCAAGCAGGACAGCTGTCCCGTGAGAAAAGGCGCGCTCTGGTGGATTCGCACCCGCGAGCGCGACGGCGACGTGCAGACGGTGGTGGTCACGGTCCAATCCCCCGAGCTTCTTTGA